A region of the Lycium barbarum isolate Lr01 chromosome 1, ASM1917538v2, whole genome shotgun sequence genome:
CAGTGAAGGCCCAAAAGAAGACCTAGAGCTACTGTTCTTTGAATTGGCAACAATGGTTAATGCTACTGATAACTTTTCATCTAACAACAAGCTTGGTGAAGGAGGGTTTGGACCTGTTTACAAGGTAAACTTCCAAATCTGAAAGTTCTTggtatgttgctcggactcttcaaagtTATCGATGGGTGAGTGTATGATCCTCCCAAAATAGTGAATTTTTGGAGCATCCGACATGGTTGCGCCAACATTTTTAGAGAGTCCGAGCTACATAGGTTTCTTGTTCTATCTCCTAAGGGCTTGGGAGTCGGTATGTGGTGAGACATTGGATTAAGACATTCATTTTGTGTTTTCTAAGGGAACAAATAATTCTCAAGAACATAATATAGCCTAATTTTGGGACCTTGCCCGTGAGCTTTATGTGTTAGATAACTTTCAGGGAACACTAGTAGATGGACGGGAAATCGCAGTGAAGAGGCTTTCCAAGAGTTCTGAGCAAGGATTGAATGAATTCATAACTGAAGTAAAGCTGATAGCAAAACTTCAGCACCGTAATCTTGTAAAGCTTGTTGGAAGTTGCATTGCTGGTGAAGAGAAGATGTTGGTCTATGAATACATGACTAATGGGAGCTTGGACTCTTTTGTTTTTGGTTTGTATCTTGAGGCTGGAAATCTACATATGCTTGTGCATCTAAGTTAGAAGAATTGGACTAACTTAACTCTGAACTTCCGCAGATCAAACAAGGCGGACACAATTGGGTTGGTCAAAGTTCTTTGAGATCATCGGTGGAATGGCCCGTGGTCTTCTCTACCTTCACCAGGATTCAAGATTGAGAATTATTCACAGAGATCTCAAAGCAAGTAATGTGTTGCTTGATTCTGAGCTGAATCCGAAGATTTCAGACTTTGGTTTGGCGAGAACCTTTCAAGGAGATCAGTGCGGAGACAACACAGAAAGGGTTGTTGGAACTCTGTAAGTTTGTTTAAACAGGCCAGAAATCATATCACTACTACATATCCATCTCTGTCATGTAATTTTGCTTGCTGATAATTTGCAGTGGCTATATGGCTCCAGAATACGCGCTCTATGGTCTATTCTCAGTAAAATCTGATGTCTTCAGTTTTGGCTTGCTATTGTTGGAGATAGTAAGTGGAAAGAAGAATCGATGcttccatcatcatcatcatcatggtcTTATTGGATACGTAAGATTTGAAATTCCAGTTTCTTCTTTGTTTGAATATTTCATGAGTGGCACCCAagggtaggggtgtacatggaccaggttggttcagattttttaaacaccaaaccaaaccaataaaattcgatTTTTGCAACCTCGGATTTTCTCAgattattcggttttctcgggtttttcgggttttttttttttccggaatacAATGTCAGTTTCCAACATACAATGTCATTTTCACTCCCTAAACCAATTATACAAAACTaaataatagatatccaacattattgttatTCTTAGTGGTAGATTGAATTTCTTGTgtgcattagtgttgagttggttttggtttggactttatttgagttactaacatccataggatataaaacttattgacattcaaaattctaagttcaagctcgaataatatgataatagataaaaaactacgaaaaaatttaagaaatatttataaattacattacaaataaatattttaaaaactgaatacatgtaatgtcgggttggtttggttcggtttgactttttttagctaaaaccaaaccaaaccaattatggtcgggttatttttttcaacaccaaaccaagtcaaaccaaatcactagtcaggtttttttctcggtttgactcggtttatcggtttggtgcggtttatcgGTTTACTTTGTGCACCCctacccaagggtgtggcctagtggtcaatgaagtaggTTAAGAATTAtaaggtctcaggttcaaatttcAACAGAGACAAAAACACTAGGCCATTTCTTCGTATCTGTCCTAGTCTTAGTGGACAGAGTTAGCTGGtacctgttgctggtgggagttagcaggtatcccgtggaattagtcgatgTGCGCGCAAACAGGTTCGGACACCGCGGTTATcaaaaaaataatagtaataatttaTGAGTGGGGAACTTAGTTACTTACTGGTATATGGATTTTTCTTTATTCCCTTTTCAGGCATGGAGAATGTGGACAGAAGGGACACCCCTCGAATTAGTTGATTCCTCGCTTGAGTACGAAACGAGTTCTATGTCGGAGATATTAAGGTGCATTCATGTAAGTCTGTTATGTGTCCAGCAGAGTCCGGACGACAGACCAAATATGTCTACCCTGGTTCTGATGTTGAATGGAGAGAGTACACTACCACAGCCAAAAGAACCCGGTTTTCTGAGAGATATGATACCAGTTGAAATTACTTGTATTAGGTCGTCTGAGTATGATGACTCTTGCACTGCAAATGAAATTACATTCTCCTCGTTTGGGGCTCGTTAGAGAACTTCTAACATTATTACAACTTATTTGTTATTGTTTTTACTTTATTAGGTAATGATGGTTAGAAACAAACCTATTGGCAATGCAAAGAATAAAGAAATTCTCTTTCCTCTCGTTATTCTTGTGGATCCCTATTCCTTTATTCATTCTTGTCTTATGTGAAATGTACTTTCTCCCACATTGGTGGTCGAAAGaactttcttcttctttatatTGCATTGTATATTATCAAATTGGTAAAGAGATAAGAGAAAGGAGTGGTCTCATGCACATGAGAAATGATTAGTATTGGCAAATATTTACAAGCCAAAATTAGTCTGTTCTTCTTTTCCTTCTGCTTTCTGGGCAAGTCAGTTTGTGCAAATTACAAACTTCCAACCACTAGTGCAAGTGCTCAAAGTTCTTCTTTTCCTTCTGCTTTCTGGGCAAGTCAGTTTGTGCAAATTACAAACTTCCAACCACTAGTGCAAGTGCTCAAAGTTCTTCTTTTCCTTCTGCTTTCTGGGCAATTTAGTTTGTGCAAATTACAAACTTCCAACCACTAGTGCAAGTGTTTGGCAGTGCTGTAGAACCTTAGGGAGCGACCGGGCTAAACGAGTTGCACCACAACGTTGATTCGATACgttgtttttcttattttactTGTTCACGATCAATATTGTTCTATtttaataacaatgatgatgacaTGAGTTGAACTTAAATGAAAGCAATAAGGATTCATATAGCCAATACGAACTCGTTTGGCACTGAGGCCTAGTATCGTTGGGGGTCGTTAAGCTTGACCACTGATATCTGAAAAAAATAATCCAAAGTGTTCCAATTCCAAATACATCTTCCATTTATTTAACACTATTTTTCTTGGTTTTCATTGTGCATTGTCCAAACAACAACTTTGAATAATAGACCATTTCTATTTTGTTTCTGTTGAATTTTACTTTCTTCAGTGGCTACATCAAGAAATTTCAATTTCAACGACTTTTTGCCTCCTATGGCTGAAAAGTAAAGTAGGTGGGGATGGTTTTACTTTAAATCATTCATATTTGAAACTAGTAGATTTTTAtaagtgttttgaaataaaatgTATATATTTGAAGGTATATCCCGGAAATGtaaaggtaaggtctgcgtacatcctaccctttccagaccccacttgtgggattacactgggtatgttgttatttatATTTGAAGGTATATACTATGTACTACAAGTCACAGAAGTTAATAAgtcgaaataataaaaaatacgaTTAAAAAAATCTCTTTGATTctccaaataataataatatcacataaggtgagaaaaaaaaaaactttttaggTAACTTCTATGCAAAAAGAGCTTTATGAATTAGGCCTTGTCAACGTCTAAATGCAATGAATTCTCTCTTCTCAATTTTCTCATCTCGTGTTATAATCTTGTCTTGCATAGTGATCCAATTATATAAtgaagtttttttaaaaaaaaattggtgtttTCCTGTTTATATCGAGATTTCCCAAGTCTATTTGTAATTTGACTAGAAAAAACTGAAACGCAAAAATCTCCTATACTGATCTCATGTGTTATTTTATTAATGATCTCCTATAAAAATGTCATATAATTGAAATGACATCtataatgaatttcaaaatcaaatctCTCGTATCATGCTGAAAAAATTATTTCTAACACACATAAAATTTGAATAAAGAGAAATATTTTAGCATAtgttttgtttataaatttcttgttttatttttacTGACATCTAGTTAAAAAGATTATATATCTAAAATAACATTTATAATGAACCCCTAAAAGAAATCTTCTTATCCCACTTCCAATCAACCACTAAAATCGAGAAAATATCTACTATGCCCACATACCAAGAAtctactaggtatgttgttgttgttgttgccgcCGCCGCCCACATACAGTTTAAATGAAAATGATCCTACAAAGATCTGTAATATTTTACCGTCtgctataaaaaataaatatcatataaCTAAAATAACATTTATAATATACGACAAATTCAAACCTCACTCATCTACAATCAACCACATCCTAATGGAGAATATTGTTTTTCTCTCTTTGCTTATATTTATTATAAAAAATAGCATTTACAAGTAcggaaaaaaaaagaggagagatttaAAAGGACGAATATACCCCTGGCTATGACAAGGCCAAGGTTTAATAGGTGAGTTATGGGTTTCAGTTATTAATGGATAAGGATAAAAGGGTCATTACATTTTAGTCTCTCAAGAGGAATTCAGCTTTGCTAGGACTTCAAGATTTCAATGATGATGATCTTAAGAGTATACTAAAAGAAGGTGATTTTGATGGTGAGGGAGCTCTTAATCAGATGGAATTTTGTGTGTTGATGTTCAGATCAAGTCCTGAGTTAATGGAACAATCTCAGTTTTTGTTAGAAGAAGCTCTTCATCAAGAGCTCAAAGATTCTGACTTTTCATTGTAACTTTCCCTTTTAGCCTGTAAAAGGCTCTTAAAGATTTTGAACATGATATTGGACAAAGTCCCAATAGTCAGTTCTAGCACAAACTAGCATTCATAAAACACCTATTAACATGTAAATGACCTAAGCTGGATAGAAATTGTAGCTCTCCAGCCACTTTGCAATGTGTAGCCTGTTGCCAGCTTTAAATTATGGATCTCCTAAATGATAAGCTTGGTCAAGTAGCTAATATGCTGCTTCTTGAGTTGGAAAATTCTCTAGTTTCTTTCCCTCCAGCTATGATATACTGCTGCTGCTAACATCATCTGCCTTTGGAGATTTCCTTCTCGCCATCTGTTCTGCCCATGGGAGCAATAACTTGATGTAATTTAACAGTTATAAGAGTAGGGGAAATTAAATAACATTAATGCAGAGAAAAAGCAAAAAATTGAAAATACAGTTAATGATTGGATTGAAAGAAAGCGAGAGAAAGAGAGAGACAAAGAAAAGATATTATTGGCCAATGCACTCTTACATTTTAAGAAAAGGAAACAAGACGGCGTCCATTCTAGGAAAGAAAATACTAAACCAACATGGAAAAGCAAATAGAACACAAGAAGTCATATTTTTAGAGGAAAATAAGAAACAACATTGAGACAATTTAATTCTTCCGCGATGATCTTTGTGTTTTTTGGGCTATCCATCTTATAGCAAGCTACGTTGAATGGAGTTTTGGATTCCCAAATCTGTTTCAATGACCAAGGACTAATTGCATTCCATTTGAAGTCATATAATTTGTATGTACATGACAGAAATTGCAAGATGCATGTATGGGAGAACAAAGGCATACCCTCGAAACGCATTTAAACTCAAGACTGCACTGAATCTTTGGGATGAAAAACCTCATCACAAGTGCTAACATGCCAATATTCTCTCCTTTTCTCAAAGGACGCCTCTTTGAAAAACTTTAGCACCTCACACCAATTTTGGAGTAAGCATTGCTAAACTTTATGCTGCATTTGATATGAGAAATTACAAGTTAATTTAAAAAGAAAACGAACAGAAAGAAAACACGTGTCAGCCTTTTGATTCCAAGAAATTTACCTTCTTGAGCCAAACTCTCCAAGATGCATCAGACGGCTTGAGCAGGGGGCTAGCAATATTCtgaaaattcatgaaataaaagCACTTGCATGGCACACAACAATAAATAGATATAGGCAAGAACAAAGACAGAATCATTTTATCGTTTGTGCTGAGGGATGTCAACTATGAAAGAGAGGTTGGATATTTACAGATAGTACGGGAGAATAGGCATTTCAATAATATCTAAGGGAGGCTAAGAACGCCACCACTTGAATTGTGGATTTTGATAACCCCCTTCAATATATTTGATGGTAGACTACTCTTATTCGATCCGTGTAAGCTTTCTGGTGATTCAAGTGCTCGAGAGGTCTGTAGAGCCATCTCAGCATGGAGTTGGAGGCAAGTCATAGCCAGCTGCAGCATTAGAAGTAATTAGGTTGGCTGTGTATAGCAGAAAAGAAAACTCAAACATGGCATTATACGAGAATATGGAAACTGGAAAACCAAGATTaaaagaccagaaaacaaaaccaAACAGAGTTTAGAAGACTGTTCACAATGAGTAATTGATGGTAACAAGAACTGCGCCTTGGATATATCAGTTCCAGCATATCCTAATGAGATTAAGCATAAAGAAGATTCAACCGAACAAGCAAAGTGTAATCATTAACAAGTAACCTGAAAACAATACTAGATAATTTATCGTGCCTGACACACAATAAGACCCAAAGCAAAGCAAATAGCTTGATTCCTTATTAGCTGACAACTCATGAAGTTAGAACAAACAAATTTTGAGTTTTAACAGTTAAATTTCTAATGGCTTCCTGCATAGGGAGATATTGGTCTTATTTTCCCTCTGCTTGTGGTGTCTATGACATAGTCAGCTAAGAATCTACAGAGTAATAGGTGTGCGTAAAACAGTGAGAACAGGACCACGGTGAAGCTAGAGAGGGACATTTAGCTCGTTTGACTTACTGTGTAGCACTCCCTATCGGTATCAGATTCAGCAATATCAAGTGCCCAGCTGCGAACCCACTCAAGTCCTTTTGAAATTTCAGAATTCCCCTCAACCAGGGCAGCCGCCACAGAGGAGGGATGAAGAGAAATCAATATGCATGAAGCAGTAAACAGGACAGATCTCCTAACATAAGCTTCCACATGATGAGATATCTCCCTGTCAGTATAGAGAGGGAAATCTTAAGTGAGTATCTAAATATAAACAGAAAAAGTGAAACAAAACTGGAATTCCAACCGACAAACTAGTGCATTTTCCAATTCCAATTAACAATTACAAATGGAGACAGGTCAGTTCTATCATTCAGTTAAAGAAAGATgacatttctttcttttttgtttttgtttttttttttttttttgagataaagGACGCATTTTATTTTAGAAGTTAAAAGAAGATAAAACATTTTTTCTCCGGTAACAACTTATGTTCTATTCTAAGACATTTGCAAGGTTAGATGAATAGCTGTGTAAGAAAGGTATTATTCTCTGAcatcatatactccctctgttcaatTTGTTTCTCATTCTTTCATTTTTTAACTGTTTCAAAAATGATGTATGCAACAAATTTTCTCAACATACAGAAAATAAATTGCaatcacaaaataaataaaaagagtgATTTCATTTGTCAAGATTGTGAGTACAAATCTGTGTATTCTtttgattcttctctcctaatatttctccGTAATTTGAGGGTTGTCAGTAGCGTATTCAGTATTTCTCGAACGTAGGATGACATCCTTTAATTTCAACATCacacatggcatgtttaagaccacaagattaaatggcattttggtacattatatatatatatctttaatttaaacccacaaaatttaaaagtcctctttattttcttaaatttcgtgctcGGTCAACTAAGACAAACagattgaaacggagggagtataagagTTACTACCTTGATCTTAAGAATTCCAAAAGAGGAGATGCCAAAATAGATGCTTCTGGATGCATGGCTGAACACTTCATACAAACACCAAGCATGTAGATAAGCTTCCCCAAAACAATAAAGTCTCTGCCAAGCAAATCTACACCATGCCTTTTCTTATCAAATCCTTCCATGGCTGGAAGCATAAAAGCCGCTGCATACTGGGGAAACTTGTTCTGGGACCATTCAAGCTGGTTGACCGGTAAAGCTGAATGAAGGCTCCAACGGCGTGTCTTTCCTCTAGTGATCTGACCTGGTTTATGAGGAAGTTCTCTCTCATAAGAATGAGACCAATTAAAAGGAGTCCCTGGTGTTGAGATCTCCTTCCAAGAGCCGGCTCCAGGAGGACCAATAGGTTTTGGCATGAACCATGGTTGATCATCCATGGATGACACAAGAGCATTAGATCGTTGTTTAAGTCTTGAAATCTTTGTATTTGCAAGCTCCTGTGCAGCCTCCGTCATTACATCAAGTATCAGTAACCGCTGGCTGACATCTAAATTTGGTGAATAAAGTAAATTATTTAGTGTACTGAGAGATTCACGAGGACATGTGACAATCAAAGCAACAAGCGCTTTTTGTCTCTTCTCTTCAGCAGACTCTTCCTCCCCTTCAATAGTTGAATCAGAGCAGCGAACTTGTAAAAGACTTCTGGTTAGATCAGAAGCTGCAAACTTGAGCTCATCAGGTGATGCTCGTACAAGCTTCTCAGCAACATCAATGGCCTTATCAACCTGGTAAGGGGAAAGACATCAAAAATGGCACAGGAGAGAACTTTTTCATCTACTTCAGTGATAGCCCCGGAGCATATGTATTACTAAATACCAAACTATTTAATAGTAATCCTGATAACTATAAACTAATAGTTAGCTGACCAATTCTCATTCTAATATACAAGCTAGTAAAGGTCATTCACAGCAACAAAAAGGGTATCAAAGCTTGTTCATTTCTTGGAAGGATGATAAAATTAACACTCTGCAGATTGTCTGATATATGGATATAAGAATTTGAACTCACACCATCAGCATCATCAGATTTCCTTAGTGCTGCAATCACATCCACTAACTGTGAGAAATTTCTTTTCAGATCTGCATCATCATCTGCCAAGTCATACGGCTGCAAAGACGAGTCATTCGAGGACTCGGAAGTTTCACTTGCATTATCCTCATCATCTTCACTAGAACCGACCTCATAATTTAGGGATGCTGGATCAATGATCTCATTTGGATCAACAGATTCAAATCCAAATAATTTCTTCTTTTTACTCGTGACGTTATCATGTGTGCTGGCAGAAGCTATAGTATTTGATACCTTTGCAGCTActgtggttgaacaacccttaaTATCTCCATCTATGTTTGTGGAACTAGCCAAAAATCTTTTTTCTGGGGTTAATAAACCGAAGTCCCAGTCAATAGTTTCCTCACGACAACTATCATCAAGGTAGAGAGGATTTTGGGGGTCAATTACTTTGGAAAATGCCAATGCAACGCTGCTAGCCATTTTTCGGATCAAATGGTCAGCACTTTCCAACCTACCTGTTAGCAACCACAAAAGATATGAGAAGCATTAAATCAATTAGTTAATAGTCATCCAGAAAGATTATGTTGAACAACAGTAAGAGCGAAATTTTACAGCTAACTCCTTCAAGAATACACTGCATTGCATCCTTGCTAGCATCTAAATCTTCTTTAGACATCTTCTCTAAGCAAAGCCCTAAGGCAGCAGTGTTATCTGGATCATAAGTTAAGGAACCATAAAGACGTTGAGTAGAACCTAAAGAAAGTACAGATTTTACAACTTttcttaaccaaaaaaaaaaaaaagatgcaaaATTTACAgctacaagaaaagaaaaagaatacaTGCTTGCTGCTCAATTGAAGTAGATTGCACAAACTCCCGTTTGGACCAAGCCGTGACAAGCCGCTGAACAGTCTCTGAGAGAGTACGGAGGTTACAAGCTTTCACTGATGAGGAATTTTCAGGGGAACATTGAAAAACCGCAAAGTGAAGAATCCATCTCAAGCAATTACTAGGGAATACTTTCCACAGTAAGAATTTCTCAAGAAACATGGACCTGAAAGAGAGAATTGAAGAAAAGACGCATCAAAATATAAAACAGGATGCCGTATCCTAGATTAACAATCTTTTCGAGACAAACAAAAAGGAAtccaagttctat
Encoded here:
- the LOC132628475 gene encoding uncharacterized protein LOC132628475 encodes the protein MEKEVELRRKREVLEKVVEVIASIKDAKHVDQVICALHSLALRLFPLDPHSLAGSLNEQYREQLTSARLPATHERDEWWQIFYKGPAFATLAKILLYDMAYDWLACLPISARMHVYDVFFLRGQVIEVVKKLVPCLQWRGSSDNDTRSVHSNAERLLVLCLLDNMGVTQIARELSTYCQEDLAHEELKQIISQVVQLLTSIPDKAQAGTSNALSSHVFFKHITAQLLAGAHERDKLLDGGDHVDKNKLGGVLLLMGEAFARISRRGSADVLLGVVVPEIHKHVQSFLPPNSDIPIGEAFQSTPGLRFWLKMMESIKDPYSLERMTELLLKQLAAQNTGDIEAHWILWILFHQVYQQQASIRSMFLEKFLLWKVFPSNCLRWILHFAVFQCSPENSSSVKACNLRTLSETVQRLVTAWSKREFVQSTSIEQQAYNTAALGLCLEKMSKEDLDASKDAMQCILEGVSCRLESADHLIRKMASSVALAFSKVIDPQNPLYLDDSCREETIDWDFGLLTPEKRFLASSTNIDGDIKGCSTTVAAKVSNTIASASTHDNVTSKKKKLFGFESVDPNEIIDPASLNYEVGSSEDDEDNASETSESSNDSSLQPYDLADDDADLKRNFSQLVDVIAALRKSDDADGVDKAIDVAEKLVRASPDELKFAASDLTRSLLQVRCSDSTIEGEEESAEEKRQKALVALIVTCPRESLSTLNNLLYSPNLDVSQRLLILDVMTEAAQELANTKISRLKQRSNALVSSMDDQPWFMPKPIGPPGAGSWKEISTPGTPFNWSHSYERELPHKPGQITRGKTRRWSLHSALPVNQLEWSQNKFPQYAAAFMLPAMEGFDKKRHGVDLLGRDFIVLGKLIYMLGVCMKCSAMHPEASILASPLLEFLRSREISHHVEAYVRRSVLFTASCILISLHPSSVAAALVEGNSEISKGLEWVRSWALDIAESDTDRECYTLAMTCLQLHAEMALQTSRALESPESLHGSNKSSLPSNILKGVIKIHNSSGGVLSLP